One genomic segment of Occultella kanbiaonis includes these proteins:
- a CDS encoding CTP synthase: protein MVNSSDRYAGNLANIPRHIFVTGGVASSLGKGLTASSLGHLLRARGLRVTMQKLDPYINVDPGTMNPFQHGEVFVTEDGAETDLDIGHYERFLDVNLNAGANVTTGVVYSTVIAKERRGEYLGDTVQVIPHITDEIKLRMRAQATPAAGEQAPDVIITEIGGTVGDIESQPFLEAARQVRQDIGRDNVFFVHVSLVPYLAPSGELKTKPTQHSVAALRSIGIQPDAIVCRADRDIPESVKGKIAAMCDVDREAVITCVDAPSIYDIPKVLHSEGLDAYVVRRLSIPFRDVEWDSWHGLLDRVHHPADEVEVALVGKYIDLPDAYLSVTEALRAGGFHENSRVNIRWVASDDCATEAGARKALADVDAVLIPGGFGVRGIEGKLGALRWAREQQVPTLGICLGLQCMVIEYARNVLGLEQASSTEFDPQTPDPVVATMEEQLAIVDGGGDLGGTMRLGSYEAVLTPGSVVAETYGAERVSERHRHRYEVNNSYRDVLAEAGLQISGRSPDSSLVEFVELGREQHPYYVATQAHPEFKSRPTRAHPLFVGLIAAALGRQRETRLLEVEPARNA from the coding sequence GTGGTGAACTCTTCGGACCGGTACGCCGGCAACCTGGCCAACATCCCGCGTCATATCTTCGTGACGGGCGGTGTCGCCTCCTCGCTCGGCAAGGGTCTGACCGCCTCGAGCCTCGGCCATCTGCTCCGCGCTCGCGGGCTGCGGGTGACCATGCAGAAGCTCGACCCGTACATCAATGTGGACCCGGGCACGATGAACCCGTTCCAGCACGGTGAGGTGTTCGTCACAGAGGACGGCGCCGAGACGGATCTGGACATCGGCCACTACGAGCGCTTCCTCGACGTCAACCTGAACGCCGGGGCCAACGTCACCACGGGCGTCGTCTACTCCACGGTGATCGCCAAGGAGCGCCGCGGTGAGTACCTCGGGGACACGGTCCAGGTGATCCCGCACATCACCGACGAGATCAAGCTCAGGATGCGCGCCCAGGCCACCCCCGCGGCCGGCGAGCAGGCACCGGACGTCATCATCACCGAGATCGGTGGCACTGTCGGCGACATCGAGTCCCAGCCGTTCCTCGAGGCGGCGCGCCAGGTCCGCCAGGACATCGGCCGCGACAACGTGTTCTTCGTGCACGTCTCACTGGTGCCGTACCTGGCCCCGAGCGGTGAGCTCAAGACCAAGCCCACCCAGCACTCCGTGGCCGCGCTGCGCAGCATCGGTATCCAGCCGGACGCGATCGTGTGCCGTGCCGACCGGGACATCCCCGAGTCCGTGAAGGGCAAGATCGCCGCGATGTGTGACGTGGACCGCGAGGCCGTCATCACGTGCGTCGACGCCCCGAGCATCTACGACATCCCCAAGGTGCTGCACAGCGAGGGCCTGGACGCCTACGTGGTCCGCCGCCTGTCGATCCCGTTCCGGGACGTCGAGTGGGACTCCTGGCACGGTCTGCTCGACCGGGTGCACCACCCGGCCGACGAGGTCGAGGTGGCCCTGGTCGGCAAGTACATCGACCTGCCGGACGCCTACCTGTCCGTCACCGAGGCGCTGCGCGCCGGTGGCTTCCACGAGAACAGCCGGGTCAACATCCGCTGGGTCGCCTCCGACGACTGCGCCACCGAGGCGGGCGCCCGCAAGGCCCTCGCCGACGTCGACGCCGTGCTCATCCCCGGTGGTTTCGGCGTCCGTGGCATCGAGGGCAAGCTCGGGGCGCTGCGATGGGCCCGGGAGCAGCAGGTGCCCACGCTCGGGATCTGTCTCGGGCTGCAGTGCATGGTCATCGAGTACGCCCGTAACGTCCTCGGCCTCGAGCAGGCGTCTTCCACCGAGTTCGACCCGCAGACCCCGGACCCGGTCGTCGCGACCATGGAGGAACAGCTCGCGATCGTCGACGGCGGGGGAGACCTGGGCGGCACGATGCGCCTCGGCAGCTACGAGGCCGTGCTCACCCCCGGCTCCGTGGTGGCCGAGACCTACGGTGCGGAGCGCGTCTCCGAGCGGCACCGGCACCGCTACGAGGTGAACAACTCCTACCGCGACGTGCTCGCCGAGGCCGGACTGCAGATCAGCGGCCGGTCGCCGGACTCCTCGCTGGTGGAGTTCGTCGAACTCGGCCGCGAGCAGCACCCGTACTACGTCGCCACCCAGGCGCACCCGGAGTTCAAGTCCCGGCCGACCCGCGCCCACCCATTGTTCGTGGGGCTGATCGCGGCCGCGCTCGGCCGCCAGCGCGAGACCCGCCTCCTCGAGGTGGAACCGGCCCGCAATGCCTGA
- a CDS encoding NUDIX domain-containing protein — MPDGGPVPDAVPSVPDATPIEGPIADERVDLPVTDSRTIHAGYVFDIVAETVDLGAAGTVHREFMKHPGAVAVVALDDAERVLLLRQYRHPVRSYLWEVPAGLLDVADEPLVDAAARELAEEADLRAGRWDTLVDYYTSPGGSDEALRIFLARDLGELPDGDRFTREGEEAGIQLRWVPLADAVAMVMAGDLHNPSAVAGLLALQAARATGLSGLRPADAPWVR, encoded by the coding sequence ATGCCTGACGGCGGCCCCGTGCCGGATGCTGTGCCGTCTGTGCCGGACGCCACGCCGATCGAGGGTCCGATCGCCGACGAGCGTGTTGACCTGCCGGTCACGGACTCCCGCACCATCCACGCCGGCTACGTGTTCGACATCGTCGCCGAGACGGTCGACCTCGGCGCGGCCGGCACCGTGCACCGGGAGTTCATGAAGCACCCGGGCGCCGTGGCCGTGGTGGCCCTCGACGACGCCGAGCGGGTGCTGCTGCTACGCCAGTACCGGCACCCGGTCCGGTCCTACCTGTGGGAGGTCCCGGCGGGACTGCTCGACGTGGCGGACGAGCCGCTCGTGGACGCCGCCGCCCGGGAGCTGGCCGAGGAGGCGGACCTGCGCGCCGGCCGCTGGGACACGCTCGTGGACTACTACACGAGCCCCGGCGGCTCCGACGAGGCCCTGCGGATCTTCCTCGCCCGGGACCTCGGCGAGCTTCCCGACGGCGACCGGTTCACCCGCGAGGGCGAGGAGGCCGGGATCCAGCTGCGCTGGGTGCCGCTCGCCGACGCCGTCGCCATGGTCATGGCCGGGGACCTGCACAACCCGAGTGCGGTCGCCGGGCTACTGGCCCTGCAGGCGGCTCGCGCCACCGGCCTGAGCGGGCTCCGGCCCGCCGACGCTCCCTGGGTGCGCTGA
- a CDS encoding COX15/CtaA family protein, with the protein MSPVTHTKLTGAAIVANLIGQILIIGTGGAVRLTGSGLGCSTWPQCEPGQFAPVFHEAATYHPFVEFGNRTMSGVLVAISAAVVLLVFTQERAGVTPVRDRGFRRLALVPLIGVLVQAVVGGITVLIELHPVIVGSHFLLSAALVWVSTVLLLRWREGDGAPVSVVAPAVRVLGRVLAVLAGLVVVLGVVVTGAGPHSGDDEVGYRFAVDPLLVTRLHSGTVWVFVGVLALLLVALYRARPQADVPDGAAALVRARRRGWVLVAVTALQGGIGYYQYFNGLPELVVGMHLVGSALLIVATTVAVFGLRVRPVTPAAAGSVTSVDAGAA; encoded by the coding sequence GTGTCCCCCGTAACCCACACCAAGCTCACCGGCGCCGCGATCGTGGCGAACCTGATCGGCCAGATCCTCATCATCGGCACCGGCGGTGCGGTGCGCCTGACCGGTTCCGGCCTCGGCTGCTCCACCTGGCCGCAGTGCGAGCCGGGCCAGTTCGCGCCCGTGTTCCACGAGGCTGCCACCTACCACCCGTTCGTGGAGTTCGGGAACCGGACCATGTCCGGCGTGCTGGTGGCCATCTCCGCAGCCGTGGTGCTGCTCGTGTTCACCCAGGAGCGCGCGGGCGTCACCCCGGTGCGGGACCGGGGCTTCCGGCGGCTCGCACTGGTCCCGCTGATCGGGGTGCTCGTCCAGGCGGTCGTCGGTGGCATCACGGTGCTGATCGAGCTGCACCCGGTGATCGTGGGCTCACACTTCCTGCTCTCGGCGGCCCTGGTCTGGGTGTCCACCGTGTTGTTGCTGCGTTGGCGCGAGGGCGACGGGGCGCCAGTGTCGGTGGTGGCACCCGCGGTGCGGGTGCTGGGCCGGGTGCTCGCCGTGCTGGCGGGCCTCGTGGTCGTCCTCGGGGTCGTCGTCACCGGCGCCGGCCCGCACTCCGGCGACGATGAGGTCGGCTACCGGTTCGCCGTCGACCCGTTGCTGGTCACCAGGCTCCACTCCGGCACCGTCTGGGTGTTCGTGGGCGTGCTGGCGCTGCTGCTGGTGGCTCTGTACCGGGCCCGGCCGCAGGCCGACGTGCCCGACGGCGCAGCGGCTCTGGTCAGGGCGCGTCGGCGCGGGTGGGTGCTGGTCGCAGTGACGGCCCTGCAGGGGGGCATCGGCTACTACCAGTACTTCAACGGGTTGCCCGAGCTCGTGGTGGGCATGCACCTGGTGGGCTCGGCGCTGCTGATCGTCGCGACGACCGTCGCGGTGTTCGGCCTGCGGGTCCGCCCGGTCACCCCGGCCGCAGCCGGGTCGGTCACGTCGGTCGACGCCGGCGCGGCCTGA
- a CDS encoding ABC transporter permease, which produces MTLTRQPHAGGAPWPRRVVAHGGFELRNLIRNGEQLLLTLILPALMLVVLVRTDLIRLDTGGAPAIDVAAPGVLALAVMSTAFTSQAISTGFDRRAGALRLLATTPLGRTGLLGGKVLGVFAMEAVQVVILGGLALALGWQPNPSGIAAALLAVVLGTGAFTALALLLAGTLRAEAVLAGANLLWLLLVVGGGILLPAAGPTRFLPSGALGEAMRTALGPGPSGATWIALAVLAAWTAVFSVATVRWFKWE; this is translated from the coding sequence ATGACGCTCACGCGGCAACCCCACGCCGGCGGCGCCCCGTGGCCGCGCCGGGTGGTGGCACATGGCGGCTTCGAGCTCCGCAATCTGATTCGCAACGGTGAGCAGCTCCTGCTCACCCTGATCCTGCCCGCGCTGATGCTCGTCGTGCTCGTGCGTACCGACCTGATCCGCCTGGACACCGGCGGCGCCCCGGCGATCGACGTCGCCGCCCCGGGAGTGCTCGCGCTGGCCGTGATGTCCACCGCGTTCACGTCCCAGGCGATCTCCACCGGGTTCGACCGGCGGGCCGGCGCACTGCGTCTGCTCGCCACCACCCCGCTCGGACGCACCGGGCTGCTCGGCGGCAAGGTGCTCGGCGTGTTCGCGATGGAGGCCGTCCAGGTCGTGATCCTCGGCGGTCTCGCGCTCGCGCTCGGTTGGCAGCCGAACCCGTCCGGGATCGCCGCCGCGCTGCTCGCCGTCGTGCTCGGCACCGGCGCGTTCACCGCCCTGGCCCTGCTGCTCGCCGGGACGCTGCGCGCCGAGGCGGTCCTGGCCGGGGCGAACCTGCTCTGGTTGCTCCTCGTGGTCGGCGGGGGCATCCTGCTCCCGGCCGCCGGCCCCACCCGATTCCTGCCCTCCGGGGCGCTCGGCGAGGCGATGCGGACCGCGCTCGGCCCCGGTCCGTCGGGCGCCACGTGGATCGCGCTCGCCGTGCTGGCCGCCTGGACCGCGGTCTTCAGCGTTGCCACCGTGCGCTGGTTCAAGTGGGAGTGA
- a CDS encoding ABC transporter ATP-binding protein, translating into MLAPGTDHWCLELDGVTKSFGDTHALRSLSLSARRGAVTAILGPNGAGKTTLMEICEGLQGADGGLVRVLGLDPRRDAAELRPRVGVMVQDGGLPIMARPLELLRHVSRMYAAPRDVDELVDLLGLDAFARTSVRRLSGGQRQRLALAIALVGRPDLVFLDEPSAGLDPQARLVVWDLIEALRADGVSVILSTHLMDEAARLADHVAIIDHGAVLAQGTVAELTESVGVPAARSAPGLEAPDGSAGSAAPPTPHAARLSGPLTPAARTALAQLADAHGLTLELEGGARTLEDVFLDLTGRSLR; encoded by the coding sequence ATGCTCGCACCCGGCACCGATCACTGGTGTCTCGAACTCGACGGCGTCACGAAGTCCTTCGGCGACACCCACGCCCTGCGGTCCCTGTCCCTGTCGGCCCGGCGCGGTGCCGTGACCGCGATCCTCGGCCCGAACGGTGCCGGCAAGACGACGCTGATGGAGATCTGCGAGGGCCTCCAGGGCGCCGACGGCGGGCTGGTGCGGGTCCTCGGCCTCGATCCCCGGCGGGACGCGGCCGAGCTGCGGCCGCGGGTCGGCGTGATGGTCCAGGACGGCGGCCTGCCCATCATGGCCCGGCCGCTTGAGCTGCTGCGGCACGTCTCCCGCATGTACGCCGCGCCCCGGGACGTCGACGAGCTCGTCGACCTCCTCGGCCTGGACGCGTTCGCGCGCACGTCGGTGCGCCGCCTCTCCGGGGGACAGCGCCAGCGCCTGGCCCTGGCGATCGCCCTGGTCGGCCGGCCCGACCTGGTGTTCCTGGACGAGCCGAGCGCCGGGCTCGACCCGCAGGCGCGCCTGGTGGTCTGGGACCTGATCGAGGCGCTGCGGGCCGACGGCGTGAGCGTCATCCTGAGCACGCACCTGATGGACGAGGCAGCCCGGCTCGCCGATCACGTCGCGATCATCGACCACGGCGCCGTGCTGGCGCAGGGCACGGTCGCCGAGCTGACCGAATCGGTCGGGGTCCCGGCGGCCAGGTCGGCGCCGGGCCTCGAGGCCCCGGACGGCTCCGCCGGGTCCGCGGCGCCACCCACCCCGCACGCCGCCCGCCTGTCCGGTCCGCTGACCCCGGCCGCGCGGACCGCGCTCGCACAGCTCGCCGACGCGCACGGACTCACCCTCGAGCTCGAGGGTGGCGCACGCACCCTCGAGGACGTCTTCCTCGACCTGACCGGACGGAGCCTGCGATGA
- a CDS encoding helix-turn-helix transcriptional regulator: protein MTTEPVEDTESSTRERVLALIVELGPVTAAVLAERLDLTSAAIRRHLSALDSDGQIAEREDTTHAPRGRGRPAKQYIATAAAHSHLGQAYADLAVHALEHLNRVLGPGAVDGFAEERSTELRERYAAAVDAAGPDLPARTAALAEALSKDGYAATSRPIGNDLAVQLCQGHCPVQEIATQFPQLCEAETRAFSDLLGVHVQRLATLAGGEHVCTTHIPVTIQTRAEGKRTHP from the coding sequence GTGACGACCGAACCGGTAGAGGACACCGAGTCCAGCACCCGCGAACGGGTCCTCGCGCTCATCGTGGAACTCGGCCCGGTCACGGCCGCGGTGCTCGCGGAGCGCCTCGACCTGACGTCGGCCGCGATCCGCCGGCACCTGTCGGCGCTCGACTCCGACGGTCAGATCGCCGAGCGTGAGGACACCACGCACGCGCCCCGCGGACGCGGGCGGCCCGCCAAGCAGTACATCGCCACCGCCGCGGCGCACAGCCACCTCGGTCAGGCCTACGCGGACCTCGCCGTGCACGCGCTCGAGCACCTCAACCGGGTCCTCGGGCCGGGTGCCGTCGACGGCTTCGCCGAGGAACGCTCGACGGAGCTGCGGGAGCGGTACGCCGCCGCCGTGGACGCCGCCGGGCCCGACCTGCCGGCCCGGACCGCAGCCCTCGCGGAGGCGCTCAGCAAGGATGGCTACGCTGCCACATCGCGTCCGATCGGGAACGACCTGGCCGTGCAACTGTGCCAGGGTCACTGCCCGGTGCAGGAGATCGCAACCCAGTTCCCCCAGCTGTGCGAGGCGGAGACGCGTGCGTTCTCCGACCTCCTCGGCGTCCATGTCCAGCGGCTCGCCACCCTCGCCGGCGGAGAGCATGTGTGCACGACCCATATCCCGGTGACGATCCAGACCCGTGCGGAAGGAAAGAGAACACACCCATGA
- the sufB gene encoding Fe-S cluster assembly protein SufB — MTTPTETTPKTEPMTQDETIASIGNYNYGWHDADDAGLNATRGLSEDVVRNISHLKNESEWMLKTRLKALRLFDKKPMPNWGADLTGIDFDNIKYFVRSTEKQAQSWEDLPEEIKNTYDKLGIPEAEKQRLVAGVAAQYESEVVYHQINEELERQGVLFLDTDTALREHPEIFEEYFGTVIPSGDNKFAALNTAVWSGGSFVYVPPGVHVEIPLQAYFRINTENMGQFERTLIIADEGSYVHYVEGCTAPIYSSDSLHSAVVEIIVKKNARVRYTTIQNWSNNVYNLVTKRATAAEGATMEWIDGNIGSKVTMKYPAVYLTGEHARGETLSIAFAGEGQHQDTGSKMVHMAPHTSSSIVSKSVARGGGRASYRGLVQVLDGAEGSKSNVLCDALLVDTESRSDTYPYVDVREDDVEMGHEATVSKVSAEQLFYLMSRGLAETEAMAMIVRGFVEPIARELPMEYALELNRLIELQMEGAVG, encoded by the coding sequence ATGACGACACCGACCGAGACCACCCCGAAGACAGAACCGATGACGCAGGACGAGACGATCGCGTCCATCGGCAACTACAACTACGGCTGGCACGACGCCGACGACGCCGGTCTGAACGCCACCCGGGGACTCTCGGAAGACGTGGTCCGCAACATCTCGCATCTCAAGAACGAGTCCGAGTGGATGCTCAAGACCCGGCTCAAGGCGCTGCGGCTGTTCGACAAGAAGCCGATGCCGAACTGGGGCGCCGACCTCACCGGGATCGACTTCGACAACATCAAGTACTTCGTCCGGTCGACCGAGAAGCAGGCGCAGAGCTGGGAGGATCTCCCCGAGGAGATCAAGAACACCTACGACAAGCTCGGCATCCCCGAGGCGGAGAAGCAGCGCCTCGTGGCCGGCGTCGCCGCCCAGTACGAGTCCGAGGTGGTCTACCACCAGATCAACGAGGAGCTCGAGCGTCAGGGTGTGCTGTTCCTGGACACCGACACCGCGCTGCGCGAGCACCCGGAGATCTTCGAGGAGTACTTCGGCACCGTGATCCCCTCCGGGGACAACAAGTTCGCGGCCCTGAACACCGCGGTCTGGTCCGGCGGGTCGTTCGTGTACGTGCCCCCGGGGGTGCACGTGGAGATCCCGCTGCAGGCCTACTTCCGGATCAACACCGAGAACATGGGTCAGTTCGAGCGGACCCTGATCATCGCCGACGAGGGCTCCTACGTGCACTACGTGGAGGGCTGCACCGCGCCGATCTACTCCTCCGACTCGCTGCACTCGGCGGTCGTGGAGATCATCGTCAAGAAGAACGCCCGGGTGCGCTACACGACGATCCAGAACTGGTCGAACAACGTGTACAACCTCGTCACCAAGCGGGCGACGGCAGCCGAGGGCGCCACCATGGAGTGGATCGACGGGAACATCGGGTCGAAGGTCACCATGAAGTACCCGGCCGTCTACCTGACCGGTGAGCACGCCCGCGGCGAGACCCTCTCGATCGCGTTCGCCGGCGAGGGTCAGCACCAGGACACCGGCTCCAAGATGGTCCACATGGCACCGCACACCTCCTCCTCCATCGTCTCCAAGTCGGTGGCCCGGGGCGGCGGGCGCGCGTCCTACCGCGGCCTGGTCCAGGTGCTCGACGGCGCCGAGGGCTCCAAGTCCAACGTGCTCTGCGACGCGCTGCTGGTGGACACCGAGTCCCGCTCGGATACCTACCCGTACGTGGACGTGCGCGAGGACGACGTCGAGATGGGCCACGAGGCCACGGTCTCCAAGGTGAGCGCCGAGCAACTGTTCTACCTGATGTCCCGCGGCCTCGCCGAGACCGAGGCGATGGCGATGATCGTCCGCGGCTTCGTGGAGCCGATCGCCCGCGAGCTCCCGATGGAGTATGCGCTCGAACTGAACCGACTGATCGAACTGCAGATGGAAGGGGCCGTCGGCTGA
- the sufD gene encoding Fe-S cluster assembly protein SufD, translating to MSTTTTETTDNAGLTTDHSRAVADGAHTHGQGTVPESSRGDRATSFALADFPLPTGREEDWRFSPVGRFQGLFGGVLTGAAPQVEIAGDPAVTIERVGHDDPRLGAAGAPGDRLAATAWESFAEALVITVPANHVTTGETIVTITGTDTTPAAQHVLIVAESLSEGVVVLDHRGSAELAQTVEIQVEDGASLRVVSVQDWDAGAVHASSHRAVIGRDATLRHVVITLGGDVVRITPEAAFTAPGGEVEMNGLYFADAGQHQEHRLFVDHAVPNCRSRVTYKGALQGDGAHSVWIGDVLIRKEAEGTDTYELNRNLVLTDGARADSVPNLEIETGEIEGAGHASATGRFDDEQLFYLRSRGIPEAAARRLVVRGFFAEMISKIGVQSVQDRLLAAIDAELDIVMGQLIGTDDLDEADVIAAVESGVVK from the coding sequence ATGTCGACCACCACAACTGAGACCACCGACAACGCCGGACTGACCACCGACCACTCCCGAGCGGTCGCCGACGGCGCCCACACCCACGGTCAGGGGACCGTCCCGGAGAGCTCGCGTGGCGACCGCGCGACCTCCTTCGCGCTCGCCGACTTCCCGCTGCCCACCGGCCGCGAGGAGGACTGGCGGTTCTCCCCGGTCGGTCGGTTCCAGGGCCTCTTCGGTGGTGTCCTGACCGGGGCCGCCCCGCAGGTCGAGATCGCCGGGGACCCGGCCGTCACGATCGAGCGCGTCGGTCACGACGACCCGCGCCTCGGCGCCGCCGGCGCCCCCGGGGACCGGCTCGCCGCGACCGCGTGGGAGTCCTTCGCGGAGGCCCTGGTGATCACCGTGCCGGCCAACCACGTCACGACCGGCGAGACCATCGTCACGATCACCGGGACCGACACCACGCCCGCCGCGCAGCACGTCCTGATCGTCGCCGAGTCCCTCAGCGAGGGAGTCGTGGTGCTCGACCACCGCGGCAGCGCCGAGCTCGCGCAGACCGTCGAGATCCAGGTCGAGGACGGCGCCTCGCTGCGGGTCGTCTCGGTCCAGGACTGGGACGCCGGCGCCGTGCACGCGTCGAGCCACCGCGCCGTGATCGGCCGGGACGCGACCCTGCGGCACGTGGTCATCACCCTCGGTGGGGACGTCGTCCGGATCACCCCGGAGGCCGCGTTCACCGCCCCCGGTGGCGAGGTCGAGATGAACGGCCTGTACTTCGCCGACGCCGGCCAGCACCAGGAGCACCGCCTCTTCGTGGACCACGCCGTGCCGAACTGCCGGTCCCGGGTGACCTACAAGGGCGCCCTCCAGGGCGACGGTGCTCACTCGGTCTGGATCGGCGACGTGCTGATCCGCAAGGAGGCCGAGGGCACCGACACCTACGAGCTGAACCGCAACCTCGTGCTCACCGACGGTGCCCGCGCCGACTCGGTGCCGAACCTGGAGATCGAGACCGGTGAGATCGAGGGCGCCGGGCACGCGTCCGCGACCGGCCGGTTCGACGACGAGCAGCTGTTCTACCTGCGCTCGCGCGGCATCCCCGAGGCGGCCGCCCGCCGCCTGGTGGTGCGTGGCTTCTTCGCCGAGATGATCTCCAAGATCGGCGTGCAGTCCGTGCAGGACCGCCTCCTCGCCGCGATCGACGCCGAGCTGGACATCGTCATGGGCCAGCTCATCGGCACCGATGACCTCGACGAGGCGGACGTGATCGCCGCCGTGGAGAGCGGCGTGGTGAAGTGA
- a CDS encoding non-heme iron oxygenase ferredoxin subunit, whose amino-acid sequence MTAQVVAARDDLELGETLKLELDGEDGSLVEVALVRAEDGEYYAVNDICSHGQVSLSEGEVDGTTVECWLHGSTFDLRTGKPLSLPATRPVPVYPVSYDGDNVLVDVDAPLAAHQNV is encoded by the coding sequence GTGACCGCGCAGGTGGTGGCCGCCCGTGACGACCTCGAGCTGGGGGAGACCCTCAAGCTCGAGCTCGACGGCGAGGACGGCTCGCTCGTGGAGGTGGCCCTGGTCCGGGCCGAGGACGGCGAGTACTACGCCGTCAACGACATCTGCTCGCACGGGCAGGTCTCGCTCTCCGAGGGCGAGGTGGACGGCACCACCGTCGAGTGCTGGCTGCACGGCTCCACCTTCGACCTTCGCACCGGCAAGCCCCTGTCCCTCCCGGCCACCCGGCCGGTCCCCGTGTATCCGGTGAGTTATGACGGCGACAACGTCCTGGTGGACGTGGACGCCCCGCTCGCCGCCCACCAGAACGTCTGA
- the sufC gene encoding Fe-S cluster assembly ATPase SufC, whose product MSTLEIRDLHVSVETPEGAKQILRGVDLSVSSGQTHAIMGPNGSGKSTLAYSIAGHPKYEVTSGEVLLDGEDVLAMTVDERARAGLFLAMQYPVEVAGVTVSNFLRTAKTAIDGKAPALRQWVGDVRTAMENLRMDPVFAERNVNEGFSGGEKKRHEILQMELLSPKFAVLDETDSGLDVDALRIVSEGVNRVKSTTDVGVLLITHYTRILNYITPDFVHVFVDGRVAEQGGPELAERLEAEGYDRYLVGTN is encoded by the coding sequence ATGTCGACACTTGAGATCCGCGACCTGCACGTCAGCGTCGAGACCCCGGAGGGTGCCAAGCAGATCCTGCGCGGCGTCGACCTCTCCGTGAGCAGCGGGCAGACGCACGCCATCATGGGCCCGAACGGCTCCGGCAAGTCCACCCTCGCCTACTCCATCGCCGGGCACCCCAAGTACGAGGTCACCTCCGGCGAGGTTCTCCTCGACGGCGAAGACGTCCTGGCCATGACCGTGGACGAGCGCGCCCGCGCCGGCCTGTTCCTCGCCATGCAGTACCCGGTGGAGGTCGCCGGCGTGACCGTCTCGAACTTCCTGCGGACCGCGAAGACCGCGATCGACGGCAAGGCGCCCGCGCTGCGCCAGTGGGTCGGCGACGTCCGCACCGCCATGGAGAACCTGCGCATGGACCCGGTGTTCGCCGAGCGCAACGTGAACGAGGGGTTCTCCGGTGGCGAGAAGAAGCGCCACGAGATCCTCCAGATGGAGCTGCTCTCCCCGAAGTTCGCGGTGCTGGACGAGACCGACTCCGGTCTCGACGTCGACGCCCTGCGGATCGTCTCCGAGGGCGTCAACCGGGTGAAGTCCACCACGGACGTGGGCGTGCTGCTGATCACCCACTACACGCGCATCCTGAACTACATCACCCCCGACTTCGTGCACGTCTTCGTCGACGGCCGGGTGGCCGAGCAGGGCGGCCCGGAGCTGGCCGAGCGCCTCGAGGCCGAGGGGTACGACCGCTACCTCGTCGGCACCAACTGA